The following proteins are co-located in the Haliotis asinina isolate JCU_RB_2024 chromosome 13, JCU_Hal_asi_v2, whole genome shotgun sequence genome:
- the LOC137260440 gene encoding uncharacterized protein, translating to MELSTVVFLSFVLCAMGDVHAGESLEILTTRVRVVEQDLSLWKFSSMKTETKLMNKFKVWKESLKEELTSSFLPSLIEPLVKQAITNILTEDDIGHQTNGKVLEEVHSLKDNAQYIKTRLRAITQDLRHLERESDTYRKRVRKERSELTKDIRALQMQVNQTVVRATSYARMLRSELNQTIDDVLETNQTLAGLTQYFRTLNTSCVVTEREMKSYREGLQEMRSNVSTDIRSLNIQLNQTISDQFDTNQTLSGLTQDFRTLNTSFLGMRKEIKELSTMTYRGTTEAAADPSPNSTFPPAPVTTQDLQVSTTDASEDLTPTKTVPPPPVTTQDSDTHATPSPAAGRDLYYASMRGDLETVKRILAEGDVDINYRGDSMTPVMWAAWKGHSDVVEFLVGEGADVSLVDRGGYNVLHWACYNGHLETVKLILSMNVVDINARNNYGKTAADYARDWARLRRHQRMLDLLVSRGAH from the exons ATGGAGCTATCAACAGTTGTATTCCTGAGTTTTGTATTGTGCGCTATGGGAGACGTACATGCTGGTGAGAGTTTGGAAATTCTGACCACACGTGTGAGGGTGGTTGAACAAGACCTTAGCCTGTGGAAATTTTCAAGTATGAAAACTGAGACTAAACTGATGAACAAGTTTAAGGTTTGGAAGGAGTCGCTGAAAGAAGAACTGACTTCATCATTCCTTCCTTCACTGATAGAACCTCTCGTCAAACAAGCGATTACAAACATCCTAACTGAAGATGATATTGGGCATCAGACCAACGGAAAAGTTCTCGAGGAAGTTCACAGCTTAAAGGACAACGCGCAATACATAAAGACACGACTTCGAGCTATAACACAAGACTTAAGGCATCTTGAACGGGAAAGCGACACCTACAGAAAAAGAGTCAGAAAAGAACGTAGCGAGTTGACCAAAGACATCCGGGCTCTACAGATGCAGGTGAATCAGACAGTAGTTCGTGCAACCTCATATGCAAGGATGCTAAGGTCAGAACTCAATCAGACCATTGATGACGTGCTTGAGACAAACCAGACACTCGCTGGCCTCACACAGTACTTCAGGACGCTGAACACCAGTTGTGTGGTGACGGAGAGAGAAATGAAATCATACAGGGAGGGCTTGCAGGAAATGCGGAGCAACGTATCCACAGACATTCGGAGTTTAAACATTCAACTGAATCAGACCATTAGTGACCAGTTTGACACGAACCAGACACTCTCTGGCCTCACACAGGACTTCAGGACGCTGAATACCAGTTTTTTGGGGATGAGGAAAGAGATCAAGGAGCTTTCAACCATGACGTATCGTGGAACGACAGAAG CTGCGGCTGACCCGAGCCCAAACAGCACGTTTCCACCAGCGCCAGTAACGACACAAGACCTACAGG TCTCCACGACTGACGCGAGTGAGGATCTGACACCCACCAAGACGGTTCCACCGCCgccagtgacgacacaagactctgaCACACACG cgacTCCATCACCAGCAGCAGGCCGCGACCTCTACTACGCCAGCATGCGCGGTGACCTGGAGACagtgaagcggatcctggcCGAGGGTGACGTGGACATCAACTATAGAGGAGACAGCATGACACCGGTGATGTGGGCAGCATGGAAGGGACACAGTGAcgtggtggagttcctggtgggtgaaggggctgatgtgtcactggtggacaggGGCGGTTACAACGTCCTTCACTGGGCCTGTTATAATGGACACCTGGAGACGGTGAAGCTGATACTGTCCATGAACGTGGTGGACATCAACGCCAGGAACAACTACGGGAAGACAGCGGCCGACTACGCGAGAGACTGGGCGAGACTCAGGAGACATCAGCGAATGTTGGATctcctggtgtcacgtggtGCACACTGA